The Chitinophagales bacterium genomic sequence CTATCCGCCCTAGGCTTGTTTGAAATTTTTCTGCCACTTCGATGATTGCATCGGTTTTTAAATGCACATCTTCTATCCATTTTTTTTCTTTCGCCACAATAGTATTAGCTCCCGAAGAATTCACTTCTTCCTTCATCCGCTGCATCCATCGTCTGATGTCATTATATGTATATGAGCGCATACAGATATCATAAAGAAAATCTTGCGTATAAATCGAAAGATTGCGCTCTATATCTTCAGATGAAGATTTGTATTTTTCATAATTCAAAACGGCTTCCTCAATACTAATATTTCGAGAAGTCAACGGCTGCAAAAGTTTCAATCCTTGCAATGATGTCAATCTCGAGAGTGCGACATAGGCCTGACCAGGTGCGAATATTTTTGAAATATCAATAGCGGCTTTATCAAATGTCAATCCTTGACTCTTATGCACAGTGATAGCCCAAGCTAGTCTTAGTGGATATTGAGTAAATGTTCCTTGAATCTCTTCTTGAATTTCCTGAGTCATAGGATTGACTGTATAGCGAATGTTTTCCCAGGTAAATTTATCAACCTCTATTTCCGTATGGTCATCAGGAAATCGAACGATTAATTCTCCTCCCGAAATAGATTTTACAAAGCCTATTTTACCATTGTAATATCGCTTTTCAAACGACATGTCATTTTTGATAAACATAACCTGAGCTCCTCTCTTCAATCGGAGTTCCTTATCTATAGGATAGAAGTTCTCGGGAAAATCATCTACTATCTCTGCATCAAATGAATATTCTTTTTCTCGTATATCCGCCAATGCTTCTTCATTGATGGTATCTGCTTGTTGATTGTGCGTAGTCAAAACAATGTAGCCTGGATTATATCTCGTGTCAAATTTTGTATCGACATATGGCTCCAGTGCCTCGATTACCTCTTCATCTATTTCATTCATGCGCAGCTTCTGTAGTAGGTTTATAAAGTATGCATCATCCTGTCGCCATATTTTCGTTAGTTCTATATATATTGGTTGTTCCTCTCTCAAAACATGTGCATGAAAGAAAAACTTTCCATCATAGTATTGACTCATCACATCCCATTCGTGATTTCTTATAATAGGGGGCAATTGCATCAAATCTCCTATAAATAAAACTTGAACTCCACCAAAGGGTTTTTTATTGAATCGTACATACTGTAGCATAATGTCTATCGCATCCAATGTGTCTGGGCGCAGCATACTCACTTCGTCTATAATAAGTAACTCTAGACTATTGAGAATAGCACGTTTATCTGCTCTTACTTTAAAATGTCGCAATATAGTTTTTCGGGTTTCAAAAGTTGGTTGACCACCGTAGTTTGAATAATAATCAGTAGGCAAGAGTGGTACAAAGGGCAACTGAAACATAGAGTGTATCGTCACTCCTCCT encodes the following:
- a CDS encoding helix-turn-helix domain-containing protein; its protein translation is MEFDTTEQVIQLINQTNQNVFLTGKAGTGKTTLLKKITTTTYKNHIIVAPTGVAAINAGGVTIHSMFQLPFVPLLPTDYYSNYGGQPTFETRKTILRHFKVRADKRAILNSLELLIIDEVSMLRPDTLDAIDIMLQYVRFNKKPFGGVQVLFIGDLMQLPPIIRNHEWDVMSQYYDGKFFFHAHVLREEQPIYIELTKIWRQDDAYFINLLQKLRMNEIDEEVIEALEPYVDTKFDTRYNPGYIVLTTHNQQADTINEEALADIREKEYSFDAEIVDDFPENFYPIDKELRLKRGAQVMFIKNDMSFEKRYYNGKIGFVKSISGGELIVRFPDDHTEIEVDKFTWENIRYTVNPMTQEIQEEIQGTFTQYPLRLAWAITVHKSQGLTFDKAAIDISKIFAPGQAYVALSRLTSLQGLKLLQPLTSRNISIEEAVLNYEKYKSSSEDIERNLSIYTQDFLYDICMRSYTYNDIRRWMQRMKEEVNSSGANTIVAKEKKWIEDVHLKTDAIIEVAEKFQTSLGRIVNVSDVNLLFERIEKSYDYFFPLWVDVEKIVLKKLYDLSFVMRVKEYENDIRELESFVVTYIKHLERLKKLVACMRQSLPLNKQSLSTNEVEQLKIKLIKEIGEIPSSSLTSLSKSTKSKTKEKEPKKSTYELSFELWQKSKSIAEVANIRKLTIQTVTGHLLKYLEKGEVEVEELIDLDKLKLICKKLNGKNDFESLTQMRSYLNDEFGFDELRLYKLWVSMNVE